CCACATCCATGCGAAAAATCCGCCAGTGGCCATGATCCGGGGCCGATTTTCGACCCGCAAAAAGGATTTGTTTACCATCGAGCGTGATCGAAGGACTCATCACATCAATGATGCTGGTGCCATCTGGCAACGGTCGTCCCCAGGTCAGCTCGTACACTTTGCCGTTGGGATCGAGTCGGCGCAAACGACCTTCCGGTGCGGCCCACGGAATGGTCCCTGGAAAGGTAAATCCCTCCCCTTCGGGTGTGGCACCTTCCAGCGAACTTGCATTCGTTCGGGAGGTAAAAATAATCGGTACTTCTGGCGGCGTTGCCACAAATGGCTTCAGCGTAACCGCTTCAGGAACAGCAAGTTGAGTCAATTGATCATAAAGAAACAGGGAAAGCCCTGTCCCCACCAGAACCAGTGGCAACAGAACAAATATCCAGAATCGTTTCGAAGTGCGTGCCATCAATGGTTGTTTCATGGTTTAGCTTTTCTTGAAATCTACTTTGCGTCATGGCGATTTGGCAATTTATTTTAAGCAAATACCTGCCAGGATTCTGCTGCATCATCATTGTTGACCGCCACGACGCCAAGACGCCACGAACAAAGTAGAAAAATTTAATATTTGTTTCGTGTATTAACTTTTATTGAGAATCTATTTGGAGTCCTGTGGTTTTGACAATTTATTGTAAGCAAATACCTGCTGCATCATCATTGTTGACCGCCACAACGTCAAGACGCCAAGAACACAGATTACAGATTTAATGGTAATTTCATAGAAGTTTAATCTTGTAATCTATTTCGCGTCATGGCGATTAGGAAGTTTATTGTAACCAGATACCTGCCAGGTTACTACTGATTTCGTGGCGTCTTGGCGACGTGGCGGTCAATACCTCTTTAATAGTGGGGCTTATCACCTGAGCCTAAATTACTCCGGTATCGATGATTCGGTATAAACGATCCGTTTAATACCTTCTTTCATCAAAGGTACGTTGAAATTCAACAGCAGTCCCAGTGTATGGCCTGTTGCTTTTAGATAAGATATAACTTGTGCTTTGTGGATCTCTGCCAAAGCATTTACCGTCTTTATCTCCACAATTAATTCTCCACCAACAAGGAAATCCAAAAACCCTTCACCAATTGAACGGCCCTTGTATGACAATGCAATTGCATGCTGGCGACTAAACAGTATTTTTCGTAGAGAAAATTCTATAGATAGAGCTTCTTCATAAGTTCGTTCCAAGTACCCAGGACCAAGAAACCGATGTACTTCAAATGCAGCATCAATTACAGCATTCGCTAATTTATCTACATGAATCGGTGGCTCGTTTCTCATAAATCACCGTGCAAAATGAATGCCCTGAGTTCATAACCCAAATAGCCATTACTGGATTATCTTTATGAACGCCAAGTCACATGAAAACAGAATTTGTATATGGTTGTTTCATAGAAACGTTATCTTCGTCTTTCGTGGCGTCTTGGCGACGTGGCGGTCAAATATATTACCCTGACATTTGTCAGAATACAGCTAGAAATGGATTTAACTACCAAGCTCAAGTATAATTAGTGGAGAAGACCACGTGGGAACAATGATAACACTGTCCCACGTGGGCTGCAAAGATGAGTTAATTTTAATTAATGCAGAGGTCCGAACTTAGTTATCGTTCGTTACTGGTTGGCCGTCGCTGGCACTTCCCAACTGGTAGAGAGTTGCAGGGGCCACAGAATCGCGGATGAAACGAACAGAACCGTCACCCATACAGGCGTTGACGCCACCAGTGTGCTGACTTCGCAGAGTTGCCTGATTGTTATCTGGGCAACCAGTCCAACAGCCCAAGTTTTGCTGAGCTGGGCTAGGATTGGGGCAGCCAGAAATATCGTCAGAACCACCAGCTTTATCGTTAATTCGACTTGCATCACCAACAGCGTATGTTCCAACGCTACTGGCACCGATGTGCCCAGCGGCCCAAGTCCCGCGGGAATCGTTGGCATTAAAGCCAGACAGCACCTCGCCCACCATAATGGTATTGCTGGAGCCGTCCTGCATCCCTTCCACTTTCATGCAATTGTGGGGAAATCGCGTGGTAAACCAGAATGGTCCACGACCACTCCAGCCAAAACCTGCATTGGTCGATCCGCCGTCGTTTGCGTTCCGGCCTGTTGGTCCGAGGTTGGCAGCATAACTTCCGCGTGCCCAACCGCCACCACCACCGTTGTAAAGTACAGTGGTTCGCGAATCCGATGGGCACTGCAGGGTTTTGATCACCGTGCCACGAATATTACGCCAGCCATGATTCGTGTTAACGTTGCTCATCCAGGCAGTAATACTGGCTTCCTGTTGTCGATACAGGTTATCCTGTTCGAAGTGGGGCAGCATCAGCACAATCCAGTTGGGGCCATAAGTGTCAATCTGATTGGCGTTGTTAACACCGTTACCACCAATCGCAATCATTGCAGAAGGCAAACCATTGCCAAGATCGGCATAACTGTGGCAAGCCACGCCCAGTTGTTTCAGATTGTTGGTACACTTGGCCCGATTGGCGGCTTCGCGTACTTTTTGTACTGCGGGAAGCAGCAGGCCAATCAAAATAGCAATAATAGCAATCACGACCAACAGTTCGATCAGGGTGAAACCCCGTCGTTTGAGAGAGGAATACATCAAACCCCCACCATTAAGTGAAAAAATTAGAAAATGATCATGGCCCCATGCGAACGATGAGAAAACCATCATCAAGTTACAAGAATGTTACTCGATTAATTCGTTTGGTGGAAGAGAAAAATGAAGTTTTCTTGAAATCCAGATGATAAATTCAAAAACGCCAAGCTGCAGAAATTGTCGCAATTCCTTTAAAAATAATAACTTGCGTCAATTTTCTCCAAAATAATATTATGAGGAAATTCTTTTGTTATAAAGCGATTTCTGTTAAAAATTTCACTTTTTACTGCCAGATTCAACCAAAACACCGCTTTCTTAGTGCGTGCCGTCCACTAATTATCGTTGGTTACTGGCTGGCCGTCGGAAGCACTTCCTAACAGGTAGAACGTTCGTTGGGCGATGCTGTCGCGAATGAATCGCACGGAGCCATCACCCATGGCTGCATTCACCCCGCCGGTGTGCTGGCTACGCATTGTTGCCTGGTTGTTATCCGGGCAGCCAGTCCAGCACCCAAGGTTTTGCTGCCAGGGGCTGGGGTTGGGGCAGCCCGCGACATCGTCGGAACCGGTATTTCTGGAATTAGGCAACTGTGCGTCGCCAGAGGCATAACGGCCAACGCTGCTGGCACCGATATGACCCGCAGCCCAGGTTCCACGCGAATCGTTGGCATTAAAGCCTGCCAATACTTCTCCAACCATAATGGTGTTGCTGGAGCCATCCTGCATCCCTTCCACTTTCATGCAATTGTGGGGTAGGCGGGTAGTAAACCAGAACGGCCCTCGACCATTTAAGCCATATGCGGCATTGTTGCCACCACCATCGTTGGCATTTCGCCCCGCTGGCCCCAGATTGGCCGCATAGTTGCCCCGTGCCCAGTTGCCACCTGGGCCGTTGTAAGCAGCAGAATTGCGTGAATCCGACGGACATTGCAGGGTTTTGATCACCGTGCCACGGATGGCGCGCCAGTTATGGTTTGTGTTCGAATTGCTCATCCAGGCAGTGATACTGGCCGCTTGCTGACGATACAGGTTATCCTGTTCGAAGTAAGGCAGCATCAGCACCAGCCAGTTGGGACCGTAACCCGCGGCATTCGTGGTGCGATTCAGACCGCCACCACCCGGTGCGATCATTGCGGAAGGCAGTCCACTGTTCACATCGGCATAACTGTGGCACGCCACACCCAGTTGTTTCAGGTTGTTGGTGCACTTGGCCCGGTTGGCTGCTTCGCGTACTTTTTGTACGGCAGGCAGCAATAATCCAATCAAAATGGCAATGATGGCAATCACCACCAACAGTTCAATCAGGGTAAATCCCCGACGATTGAGAGAGGCTGGCATACGATTCCTCACAAAAGAGAAGAAAGATTAGAGAAAGATCATGTTTTCATTTTGAATAATGAAAAAAACATCATCACTTATTGCCCATCCTAGCCGAATCGCGGGATTAATGGAAGTTAAAAATGAAGTTTTCCTGAAAATTTTCCAGGTGGCCTGTCTTGGCTGAATCGTTTAAATCTGCGTAAGTTATTGATTTGAAATAACTTACAGAAAATCATACTTATGAATAAATTCTCTCTTTTTGCGATAGAAATAACAAAAATTTCTCATTTATTAGTTTGCCACTGCCATCTTTTTGGGTGAAATCGTGCTTTCGTGACCGACATCAGGCAAGGATTTGACCGCAAATTTCCACCGAAGCACTGCCCGTCGGCTCACAACACATGATGTTGAGTTGCCAACTCAATTGTTTAGTACTGGTTTCCCGCCTTCGCGGGAATGACGGTTGTAGACACGTTCAGATTCTTCTGGTAGACACAACCGTCTGAAACCCAACCTCGGTTGGGTTTGTGAGCCGACGGCAAAAGCCACGGTTGGATCGAAAAATACCAGAAACACCGAATTTCAAACTGATTTTGGTTTAGGTGCGAAAGAGAAAGTTTACTTCTTGGCGGCATATGCCAGGAATTTCAAGATGCTGAAGATGATCATCGCAATTCCGCCGAACTTGAAAAGAGGGCGAAATTTATCTAGCATTGCTGCTTGTCTGGCACCAGTTTCTGTCGTCGGGTCAATTTTTTTGTAACTGAAATAGAGTACATAGCTGCCAATCAGTGCCATGATGCCATTTTCAATTATTGAGGCGAAATCACTTGAGTTCATGAATGGTGCCCGGTGGGTTACAACTCCACTTCTGGCAGTGGTTGGGGCGTGGTACCGCTGACTTCTTCGATCAATGCACGTGCCAGTGCCAGGTAAGCCTGTGAAACCGCAGCATCAGGGTGGGTCAGCAGCATTGGCACGCCGGCATCGCCACATTCTGCGACTTGAGGCTGGATCGGAATTTCAGCTAAAAAGCGGGTGTCGTTGTCTTTGGCCAGTTTTGCACCCCCACCGTGCTTGAACAGTTCGTAGCGTTTGCCATCATCGCCGACGAAAAAGCTCATGTTTTCCACCACCCCCAGTACGGGAGTGTGCAGTTGGCGGAACATGTTGAGTGCCTTTACCGCATCAATCAGGCTGACATCCTGTGGCGTGGTGACAATCACCGCACCAGTGACTGGTACGGTCTGGCACAGGCTCAACTGGGCATCGCCGGTACCGGGGGGCATGTCAATCACCAGATAATCCAGTTCACCCCATGGGATCTGGGTCAAAAATGAGGTCACCCATTTGCCCACCATCGGGCCGCGGAGCAGCACCCCACGGCCAGCATCGGGCAGAAAACCCAGCGACATCAGCTTCAAGCCATGCTTTTCCAGTGGGAAGTTGGCAATTGCGGGATCGACCGCACCGGTGCCTGTCATCATGGGTACACTGGGGCCGTAAATGTCCGCATCCATCAGGCCCACTTTCAGGCCTTGTTGCTGCAGTGCGATGGCCAGGTTCAACGAGACGGTCGATTTCCCCACCCCACCTTTGCCACTGGCGACCGCAATAATATGTTTCACATCCTGAATCGCAGGATTACGTGCTGGTTCGTTCGACATCTTACTCCTTCAACTCGACAGGTGTGGACAACTGCCGTAAATATTCAATGGTATAAATTCCGGTATCGTGCCCATCGTTCCAGATAATCTGATAGGCGTAGTTGCCTTTGGGCAGCATTTTCACCGGTGCGGGGGCACCGGCAGCCAGTTCTTTGTCCGAAAGTAGCCGAAAAGGGTCGACCGGTTTCTGGCGTTCATCGTTGCACATGGCACATGGGCACATCTTTCGCAGCTTCTGCCAGGCAACGCGGGTGTGGGCACCATCGGACCAGGCAATTTCCAGAGAATCCCCCACCCGCTGGAGACGAGTTGGAGCGGTATCATTCATCGCGACATCCCACGCACTAAATGCAAAGAAACATTAATAAGCTACGGAATTTGCAAAGAAAAGCTGTTGTGAAGCGGCCACAAGTGCAGATTCAGTTTCGCACTGCGTCATTGCCTGATTCGCCTTCTGAACAGAATGCAGTTGTTGATCAGCAGATGGTACTCCCACTTTTCATTTTCCTTTCAACCCCACGGTGGGATACAATGAACCGCGATTGGCTCCTAAAAATGAATGAAATATGAGAATCCTCCTCTCCCTGCTGTGCGTGGGGCTATTCCAGGGCACCACGTGGGCTGCGGAACGACCGAACGTGCTGTTCATTGCGATTGACGATCTGAACGACTGGCTGGGCTGCCTGAAAGGCCATTCGCAGGCGTATTCGCCCAATATCGACAAACTGGCCGCACGTGGGACGCTGTTTACCAATGCCCACTGTCAGGCACCGTTGTGCAATCCTTCTCGTTCGAGCCTGCTGACGGGTCTGCGCCCCAGTTCTACTGGCATTCATGGCCTGCAGCCAGGAATTCGGCAGGTGCCTGCTACCAAAAACCTGCAAACACTGCCGCAAACCTTCCTGAAAGCGGGTTACCACACCTATACATGTGGCAAGATTTACCACGATGGCTCAATCAAACCGGCAGAGCGTGCCGCCGAATTTGCGACGTGGGGCCCGGCACCTGGCATGGGCAAACCTGCGAATCGGATTGCCAAACTACCTGGCAAGCCCCACCCGTTAATGGACTGGGGGCCTTTTCCCGAACATGCAGAGGACGCTGCCGATTACAAAATTGCCAGTGCGGCGGTGCAGGCACTGAACGAGGCACCCAAAGATCAGCCATTTTTCATCGCAGCGGGCTTTCGCCTGCCCCACGTGCCCTGTTTTGCTCCACCGGAGTGGTTCGCAAAGTTTCCGATCGACAAAGTGCAATTACCACCCATCAAGCGGGACGATCGAGACGATACACCCCGGTTTTCGTGGTACCTGCACTGGAAATTGCCCGAACCACGGCTGAAAACATTAGAGGATTTTAAGGAAATCACCCCACTGGTGCGTGGCTATCTGGCCAGCGTGGCGTTTGTGGATGCGATGGTGGGCCGGGTTCTGGACGCACTGGAGAAAACAGGACGCACCAACGACACGATTGTGGTGCTTTGGAGCGACCACGGTTATCATCTGGGTGAAAAATTAATCTCCGGCAAGAATACGCTGTGGGAACGCTCCACCCACGTGCCGTTAATTTTTGCCGGACCTGGCTGTGCGGCGAAGGCGGTCTGCACGCAACCCGCGGAACTGCTGGATATTTTCCCCACGTTACTGGAGCTGGGCAAGTTACCTGCCAGAGCCGACCTGGATGGCCACAGTCTAGTGCCACAATTGCAGGATGCCAGCAAAAAACGCCCGTGGCCTGCGATTACCACCCACAATCAGGGGAACCATGCGGTGCGGGATGACCAGTTTCGCTACATCCGTTATGCCGATGGCACGGAAGAAATGTACGACATGAAGGCCGATCCGAATGAATGGACGAACCTGCTGGCACCAAACGCCACCATTCTACCCGCAACGAAAGAACGCCGCGACGCACTGGCGAAGTGGTTACCAAAGGTTGATCTGCCTGCCACTGCAGGAAGTGCACACCGCGTATTGACTTATGACAAAAAAACCGGCCAGGTCACGTGGGAAGGACAACCCATCGGCCCGAAAGACCCCATCCCACTTCCGTAAAGGCGAGCAAAGTGAGCTGGCTAGAAAATAAATTCTCTTTGGCCCTGAAGGGGCCATTCTGTCAGCCCAGGGTGAGCAAAGCGAGCCCTGGGTTACTGGTACAAAAAATCTTCGGCCCTGTAGGGGCCGTTCAAATTCGAAGTGATGAACCTAACAGATTTAATCAGAACACAGACTCATTTTGAACGGCCCCTACAGGGCCGCGGGTATGGTAATTTCTTTTCCCAGGGCTCGCTTCGCTCACCCTGGGCTGACAGAATGGCCCCTTCAGGGCCAAAAGAGAATCCCCAGCCCTTACGGAATGGGCTACAACTAGACTGCACTTCGTGCCTGAAGCAATAATTGGGGTATAGAAATCTCGGCCAGAAAGAACCAAAGAGTCCAGATTCAAATAAAAACGACTACTCCCGTCAACTCAGCCCAGTTGAGATGCTTCGTACTTACCCCAGAATTCCCTTTACCAGCTCCCCGTGGACGTTGGTCAGGCGGCGTTGGATGCCGTTGTGGTAGAACGTCAGTTTTTCGTGGTCGAGGCCCAGCAGGTGCAGCACGGTGGCGTGGAAATCGTGCCAACTGACCGGATTCTCGGCTGCTTTCCACCCCACATTGTCGGTGGTGCCGTACGCGATCCCCGGTTTCAGTCCTGCGCCTGCCATCCAGCATGAAAACCCATAGCGATTGTGGTCGCGACCGGTGCCCACTACGTTGGCTGCGGATTGGGCAAACGGGGTGCGGCCAAATTCCGTGGTAAACAGCACCAGCGTGTCTTCCAGCAATCCGCGGTTGTGCAGATCATGCAGTAAGGCCGCAATTGGCTGGTCAATCCGTTCCGCTTCCGCCTGGTGGTTCGTTTTCACATTTTCGTGGGCGTCCCAACTGGTGCGTGGGCTGCCACCAATCGGTCCACCGGAATAGATCTGGATGTAGCGAGTGCCTTTTTCGAGCAATCGACGTGCCAGCAGGCAGCGAATTCCACAATCCTGGGTGGCTTTGTTGTGAATGCCGTAGGCTTGCTTCGTTTTTTCATCTTCCTGGCTGAGATCGGCCACTTTGGGAATGGCTAGCTGCATTTTTGCCGC
The Zavarzinella sp. DNA segment above includes these coding regions:
- a CDS encoding GxxExxY protein, whose translation is MRNEPPIHVDKLANAVIDAAFEVHRFLGPGYLERTYEEALSIEFSLRKILFSRQHAIALSYKGRSIGEGFLDFLVGGELIVEIKTVNALAEIHKAQVISYLKATGHTLGLLLNFNVPLMKEGIKRIVYTESSIPE
- a CDS encoding DUF1559 domain-containing protein, coding for MYSSLKRRGFTLIELLVVIAIIAILIGLLLPAVQKVREAANRAKCTNNLKQLGVACHSYADLGNGLPSAMIAIGGNGVNNANQIDTYGPNWIVLMLPHFEQDNLYRQQEASITAWMSNVNTNHGWRNIRGTVIKTLQCPSDSRTTVLYNGGGGGWARGSYAANLGPTGRNANDGGSTNAGFGWSGRGPFWFTTRFPHNCMKVEGMQDGSSNTIMVGEVLSGFNANDSRGTWAAGHIGASSVGTYAVGDASRINDKAGGSDDISGCPNPSPAQQNLGCWTGCPDNNQATLRSQHTGGVNACMGDGSVRFIRDSVAPATLYQLGSASDGQPVTNDN
- a CDS encoding DUF1559 domain-containing protein — its product is MPASLNRRGFTLIELLVVIAIIAILIGLLLPAVQKVREAANRAKCTNNLKQLGVACHSYADVNSGLPSAMIAPGGGGLNRTTNAAGYGPNWLVLMLPYFEQDNLYRQQAASITAWMSNSNTNHNWRAIRGTVIKTLQCPSDSRNSAAYNGPGGNWARGNYAANLGPAGRNANDGGGNNAAYGLNGRGPFWFTTRLPHNCMKVEGMQDGSSNTIMVGEVLAGFNANDSRGTWAAGHIGASSVGRYASGDAQLPNSRNTGSDDVAGCPNPSPWQQNLGCWTGCPDNNQATMRSQHTGGVNAAMGDGSVRFIRDSIAQRTFYLLGSASDGQPVTNDN
- a CDS encoding Mrp/NBP35 family ATP-binding protein: MSNEPARNPAIQDVKHIIAVASGKGGVGKSTVSLNLAIALQQQGLKVGLMDADIYGPSVPMMTGTGAVDPAIANFPLEKHGLKLMSLGFLPDAGRGVLLRGPMVGKWVTSFLTQIPWGELDYLVIDMPPGTGDAQLSLCQTVPVTGAVIVTTPQDVSLIDAVKALNMFRQLHTPVLGVVENMSFFVGDDGKRYELFKHGGGAKLAKDNDTRFLAEIPIQPQVAECGDAGVPMLLTHPDAAVSQAYLALARALIEEVSGTTPQPLPEVEL
- a CDS encoding DUF971 domain-containing protein codes for the protein MNDTAPTRLQRVGDSLEIAWSDGAHTRVAWQKLRKMCPCAMCNDERQKPVDPFRLLSDKELAAGAPAPVKMLPKGNYAYQIIWNDGHDTGIYTIEYLRQLSTPVELKE
- a CDS encoding sulfatase translates to MRILLSLLCVGLFQGTTWAAERPNVLFIAIDDLNDWLGCLKGHSQAYSPNIDKLAARGTLFTNAHCQAPLCNPSRSSLLTGLRPSSTGIHGLQPGIRQVPATKNLQTLPQTFLKAGYHTYTCGKIYHDGSIKPAERAAEFATWGPAPGMGKPANRIAKLPGKPHPLMDWGPFPEHAEDAADYKIASAAVQALNEAPKDQPFFIAAGFRLPHVPCFAPPEWFAKFPIDKVQLPPIKRDDRDDTPRFSWYLHWKLPEPRLKTLEDFKEITPLVRGYLASVAFVDAMVGRVLDALEKTGRTNDTIVVLWSDHGYHLGEKLISGKNTLWERSTHVPLIFAGPGCAAKAVCTQPAELLDIFPTLLELGKLPARADLDGHSLVPQLQDASKKRPWPAITTHNQGNHAVRDDQFRYIRYADGTEEMYDMKADPNEWTNLLAPNATILPATKERRDALAKWLPKVDLPATAGSAHRVLTYDKKTGQVTWEGQPIGPKDPIPLP